One stretch of Stigmatella aurantiaca DNA includes these proteins:
- a CDS encoding OmpA family protein has product MNQPTFLPTRPLMRLSLLSALALSTSALAQPAGLPEFEVERLEFNPSGAGSLVLGTGQLLPGERFRFALIGHYENRPLTPSIADVNGENGFREVPLITHRTTAHLLAAYGLGGNLEVGLQVPVILSNEQGNLANTPFGTPEGGLKLGTPLATFNIGVLSQSETIPVDLAAGVSMGLPLGSDKALARESGLRAIPRIMVGRESEGFRTGFELGAALRPRVTIGAGESSEAYNTLRLGTSVATVGEGVRYEGNLLLNIPFGTESLSAEALAGVRSPMTNDVEVFAMGGMGFGGTLGTPDFRVILGAAYGGMPARCVAGGKHAPAQCPDLDDDGDNVKNRDDSCPTEGGKVDTKGCPLADADKDGVEDAADKCPQVAGTASAQGCPDRDSDGVQDAEDKCPAAAGPAANQGCPDKDGDGIEDSADRCPTEAGPAERQGCPTKDADNDGVLDEQDSCPSEAGLPELKGCPAKDADNDTLADHLDNCPNEAGPVDNQGCPAKQKQLVAIRQDRIEIKEAVYFDSGKATIQARSNALLDQMAKLLNEHPEIVSVLIEGHTDNSGAADFNRTLSKQRADTVRDYLVKKGVATERLETQGFGPDRPVQPNTTSAGRTANRRVDFITRYANAEPAEATPEQQPQVP; this is encoded by the coding sequence ATGAACCAACCCACTTTCTTGCCCACCCGACCGTTGATGCGGTTGAGCCTTCTCTCCGCGCTGGCGTTGAGCACCTCCGCGCTGGCCCAGCCCGCCGGTTTGCCGGAGTTCGAGGTGGAGCGCCTCGAGTTCAATCCCAGTGGCGCGGGCTCCCTGGTGCTGGGCACCGGCCAGTTGCTGCCCGGCGAGCGCTTCCGCTTCGCCCTCATTGGCCACTACGAGAACCGGCCCCTCACGCCGTCCATCGCGGATGTGAACGGGGAGAATGGCTTCCGCGAGGTGCCGCTGATTACCCACCGCACCACCGCGCACCTGCTGGCTGCCTACGGCCTGGGGGGCAACCTGGAAGTCGGGTTGCAGGTGCCCGTCATCCTCAGCAATGAGCAGGGCAACCTGGCCAACACGCCCTTTGGCACGCCCGAGGGCGGCCTGAAGCTGGGCACCCCGCTGGCCACCTTCAACATTGGCGTGCTCTCCCAGTCCGAGACCATTCCGGTGGACCTGGCGGCCGGCGTGAGCATGGGCCTGCCGCTGGGCAGCGACAAGGCGCTGGCGCGCGAGAGCGGGCTGCGCGCCATTCCCCGCATCATGGTGGGCCGCGAGAGCGAGGGGTTCCGCACCGGCTTCGAGCTCGGCGCCGCGCTGCGCCCGCGCGTCACCATCGGCGCGGGGGAGAGCAGCGAGGCGTACAACACGCTGCGCCTGGGCACCTCCGTGGCCACCGTGGGCGAGGGCGTGCGCTACGAGGGCAACCTGCTCTTGAACATCCCCTTCGGCACCGAGTCGCTGTCCGCCGAGGCGCTGGCGGGTGTGCGCAGCCCCATGACCAACGACGTCGAGGTGTTCGCCATGGGCGGCATGGGCTTCGGCGGCACGCTGGGCACCCCGGACTTCCGCGTCATCCTCGGCGCGGCCTACGGCGGCATGCCCGCGCGCTGCGTGGCCGGTGGCAAGCACGCGCCCGCGCAGTGCCCGGACCTGGATGACGACGGCGACAACGTGAAGAACCGCGACGACTCCTGCCCCACCGAGGGCGGGAAGGTGGACACCAAGGGGTGCCCGCTCGCGGATGCCGACAAGGATGGCGTCGAGGACGCGGCCGACAAGTGCCCGCAGGTGGCCGGTACGGCCTCCGCCCAGGGCTGCCCGGATCGGGACAGCGACGGCGTGCAGGACGCCGAGGACAAGTGCCCGGCCGCCGCGGGCCCCGCCGCGAACCAGGGCTGCCCGGACAAGGACGGGGACGGCATCGAGGACTCGGCCGACCGCTGCCCGACCGAAGCCGGCCCCGCCGAGCGCCAGGGCTGCCCCACCAAGGACGCGGACAACGACGGCGTGCTGGATGAGCAGGATTCCTGCCCCAGCGAGGCGGGCCTGCCCGAGCTGAAGGGCTGCCCGGCCAAGGACGCGGACAATGACACGCTGGCCGACCACCTGGACAACTGCCCCAACGAGGCGGGCCCGGTGGACAACCAGGGCTGCCCCGCCAAGCAGAAGCAGCTCGTGGCCATCCGGCAGGACCGCATCGAAATCAAGGAAGCCGTCTACTTCGACAGCGGCAAGGCGACCATCCAGGCCCGCTCCAACGCGCTGCTCGACCAGATGGCCAAGCTGCTGAACGAGCACCCTGAAATCGTCTCCGTGCTCATCGAGGGCCACACGGACAACAGCGGCGCGGCCGACTTCAACCGCACCCTGTCCAAGCAGCGCGCGGACACCGTGCGCGACTACCTCGTCAAGAAGGGCGTGGCCACCGAGCGCCTGGAGACCCAGGGCTTCGGTCCGGACCGCCCGGTGCAGCCGAACACCACCTCCGCGGGCCGCACCGCCAACCGCCGCGTGGACTTCATCACCCGCTACGCGAACGCCGAGCCTGCTGAAGCCACCCCGGAGCAGCAGCCGCAGGTGCCGTAA
- a CDS encoding tryptophan 2,3-dioxygenase: MPPMNKREMEPGIVTELAGHTTYGQYLQLDRLLAAQVPRSQPPHHDEMLFIVQHQTSELWMKLLIHELTACIRYVQADKLEPSFKIFARVGQIQRMLFEQWSVLETLTPNEYLEFRAALGHASGFQSFQYHALEMLLGMKDVKTLKPFVHVPAQHAELERLLESPSLYDEFLRHLARMGHPVPQDRSQRDWREPYEKSPEVMEVFRRIYENTERYWDAYEMCEKLVDTEERFQLWRYRHMMTVMRIIGFKQGTGGSSGVNFLRKALDIRFFPELWDVRTELAPPPVRRSPA; the protein is encoded by the coding sequence ATGCCACCCATGAACAAGCGCGAGATGGAGCCAGGAATCGTCACGGAGCTGGCCGGCCACACCACCTATGGTCAGTACCTGCAGCTGGACCGGCTATTGGCCGCGCAGGTCCCCCGTTCCCAACCCCCCCATCACGATGAGATGTTGTTCATCGTCCAGCATCAGACGAGCGAGCTGTGGATGAAGCTGCTCATCCACGAGCTGACGGCGTGCATCCGGTATGTCCAGGCGGACAAGCTGGAGCCCTCGTTCAAGATTTTCGCGCGCGTGGGGCAGATCCAACGGATGCTCTTCGAGCAGTGGAGCGTGCTGGAGACGCTCACCCCCAACGAGTACCTGGAGTTCCGCGCCGCGCTGGGCCACGCCTCGGGCTTCCAGAGCTTCCAGTATCACGCGCTGGAGATGCTCCTGGGGATGAAGGACGTGAAGACGCTCAAGCCCTTCGTGCACGTGCCGGCGCAGCACGCCGAGCTGGAGCGGCTGCTGGAGTCCCCCAGCCTGTATGACGAGTTTTTGCGTCACCTGGCGCGCATGGGGCACCCGGTGCCGCAGGACCGCTCGCAGCGCGACTGGCGCGAGCCGTATGAGAAGAGCCCCGAGGTGATGGAGGTGTTCCGCCGCATCTACGAGAACACCGAGCGTTACTGGGACGCATACGAGATGTGCGAGAAGTTGGTGGACACCGAGGAGCGGTTTCAGCTCTGGCGTTACCGTCACATGATGACAGTGATGCGCATCATCGGGTTCAAGCAGGGCACGGGGGGCTCCTCCGGGGTGAACTTCCTGCGCAAGGCCTTGGACATCCGTTTCTTCCCGGAGCTGTGGGACGTGCGCACCGAGCTGGCGCCGCCCCCCGTGCGCCGCTCTCCTGCCTAG
- a CDS encoding cell wall protein, which produces MSVDKAFREMIRNEIEVQLKPLRAVVSRLEAGTSDLESLRSVVERLAPVAQAISPLFGAQAPKTGKRPPGRPPRAAAPAASSASSSSGSTGKRRGRKPSEDGARECAIRGCGSPSRTKGYCAAHYQKLRMLTKTNRRPNAWVDYAPANSVEDVKLPRGRAAAKALAEAAQNGGAS; this is translated from the coding sequence ATGTCTGTCGACAAAGCTTTCCGTGAGATGATCCGTAACGAGATTGAAGTCCAGCTCAAGCCCCTGCGCGCGGTGGTCTCGCGCCTGGAGGCCGGCACGTCGGACCTGGAGTCGCTGCGCAGCGTGGTGGAGCGGCTGGCGCCGGTGGCGCAGGCCATCTCGCCGCTGTTCGGCGCGCAGGCGCCCAAGACGGGCAAGCGTCCCCCGGGCCGTCCGCCGCGCGCCGCGGCCCCCGCCGCGTCGAGCGCGTCGAGCTCCTCTGGCTCCACCGGCAAGCGCCGGGGCCGCAAGCCTTCCGAGGACGGCGCCCGCGAGTGCGCGATCCGCGGCTGCGGTTCACCGAGCCGGACCAAGGGCTACTGCGCGGCGCACTACCAGAAGCTGCGCATGCTGACGAAGACCAACCGCCGCCCGAACGCTTGGGTGGATTACGCGCCGGCCAACAGCGTCGAGGACGTGAAGCTGCCGCGTGGCCGCGCCGCCGCCAAGGCGCTCGCCGAGGCCGCCCAGAATGGTGGCGCGTCGTAA
- a CDS encoding hemerythrin domain-containing protein: MGPFDILSEQHRELEERLEALVSEEGGEGDLEARTRELAALIQLHGRLEERHLQPLILRFEGRDRAREELEDHLTLGELAEELEELTPGGPEWLARLTALGDLLVAHMQEEEAALFPRIATCLNAREGEELLRGLASS, encoded by the coding sequence ATGGGTCCTTTCGACATCCTGTCCGAACAGCACCGCGAGTTGGAGGAGCGCCTGGAGGCCCTCGTCTCGGAAGAGGGGGGGGAGGGGGACCTGGAGGCGCGCACCCGGGAGCTGGCCGCGTTGATCCAGCTGCACGGGCGGCTGGAGGAGCGCCACCTGCAGCCGCTGATCCTCCGCTTCGAGGGGCGAGACCGGGCCCGTGAGGAGTTGGAGGATCATCTGACGCTGGGGGAGCTGGCCGAGGAGCTGGAGGAGCTCACCCCCGGAGGGCCCGAATGGCTGGCACGTCTCACGGCCCTGGGCGACCTGCTGGTGGCGCATATGCAAGAGGAGGAGGCAGCGCTCTTTCCTCGCATTGCTACATGCCTGAATGCTCGCGAGGGCGAGGAATTGCTCCGCGGGCTCGCGTCCTCCTGA
- a CDS encoding lysophospholipid acyltransferase family protein: MPRSGPVLLVGNHGVWGYETPAFFHLLHQATGRYPLGLADRGFFRIPVVRTVLPWIGGVEGTPANALTALNDGQLVVCYPGGAREVFKRSQGRYMLRWEQALGFVKLAARTGVPIVPFAGFGVDDTFFYPPGEERLCLRLSARDKYRVPLVMGLGLLPLPVRMTFAMGEPHAPPPPDASEHRLKAFRDRVAASVRRLLLRACHA, translated from the coding sequence TTGCCCCGGAGCGGGCCGGTGCTGCTGGTGGGCAACCACGGGGTGTGGGGATACGAAACGCCTGCCTTCTTCCACCTGCTCCACCAGGCCACCGGCCGCTATCCGCTGGGGCTCGCCGACCGGGGCTTCTTCCGCATTCCCGTGGTCCGCACGGTGCTGCCGTGGATTGGCGGGGTGGAGGGCACCCCGGCCAATGCCCTGACGGCGCTCAACGACGGGCAGCTCGTGGTGTGCTACCCCGGGGGCGCCCGCGAGGTGTTCAAGCGCTCCCAGGGCCGCTACATGCTGCGCTGGGAGCAGGCCCTGGGCTTCGTGAAGCTGGCGGCGCGCACCGGCGTGCCCATCGTCCCGTTCGCAGGCTTCGGCGTGGATGACACCTTCTTCTACCCGCCAGGAGAAGAACGACTGTGTCTCAGACTCTCCGCGCGGGACAAATACCGTGTGCCGTTGGTGATGGGATTGGGCCTGCTCCCGCTGCCCGTGCGTATGACATTCGCCATGGGTGAACCCCACGCGCCCCCGCCCCCGGATGCCTCCGAGCACCGGCTGAAGGCCTTCCGGGACCGGGTGGCCGCCAGCGTGCGCCGTCTGCTCTTGAGGGCCTGCCATGCTTGA
- a CDS encoding alpha/beta fold hydrolase: protein MLEVPSHAPALVPALEDIQRGYGLPMEERRVRGEPIRLFTFPHGSQDPSRTVVCLPGLGASGRSFAPLAPLALEHRLLLWTPTLRTPLTHTPLQWNLEALADPSAGLPPRFALLGSSFGSLISLAFALKHPERVRALVLVSPVTSVHRVRRWALSLSTLVRIPKPFAFVFAPTVARVLGGRYLPPEGRAEIVREARRLSPMEMLRRLRDILDADYLGALEGLRVPTLVLHGARDHLVPLSDACDVARRIPGARLEVLREASHLPYMSHSHSFNALVDDFLQDHPSQAPASGLLTP, encoded by the coding sequence ATGCTTGAGGTGCCCTCTCACGCCCCGGCGCTCGTCCCCGCGTTGGAGGACATCCAGCGCGGCTATGGGCTGCCCATGGAGGAGCGGCGGGTGCGCGGCGAGCCCATCCGCCTGTTTACCTTTCCGCACGGCAGCCAGGACCCCTCGCGCACCGTGGTGTGTCTGCCGGGGCTGGGGGCCTCGGGCCGCTCCTTCGCGCCCCTGGCGCCCCTGGCCCTGGAGCACCGTCTGCTTTTGTGGACGCCCACGCTGCGCACGCCGCTCACCCATACACCCTTGCAGTGGAACCTGGAGGCGCTGGCGGACCCCAGCGCCGGGCTCCCCCCGCGCTTTGCCTTGCTGGGCTCCTCGTTCGGAAGCCTCATCTCCCTGGCCTTCGCCCTGAAACATCCGGAGCGGGTCCGCGCGCTCGTCCTGGTCTCTCCGGTGACGAGCGTTCACCGGGTGCGGCGCTGGGCGCTGAGCCTGTCCACGCTGGTGCGCATTCCCAAGCCTTTCGCCTTTGTCTTCGCCCCCACCGTGGCGCGGGTGCTCGGCGGGCGGTACCTGCCCCCCGAAGGCCGCGCGGAGATCGTCCGCGAGGCGCGGCGCCTCTCCCCGATGGAGATGTTGCGGCGGCTCCGGGACATCCTGGACGCGGACTACCTGGGGGCCCTGGAGGGGCTGCGCGTGCCCACGCTCGTGCTCCACGGCGCGAGGGACCACCTGGTGCCCCTCTCGGATGCGTGCGACGTGGCGCGGCGGATTCCGGGCGCGCGGCTGGAGGTGCTCCGCGAGGCCAGCCACCTGCCGTACATGAGCCACTCGCACTCCTTCAACGCCCTCGTGGACGACTTTCTGCAAGACCACCCCTCCCAGGCTCCGGCCTCTGGACTCCTCACGCCATGA
- a CDS encoding proline dehydrogenase family protein: protein MNATTGLSRSALLFLSRQEGLKHAATRLGPLRELASRFIAGEQLEDAVEAVKALNAQGMMASFDHLNEAVRTPEGTRDEVREYRRLLARIDAQGVRANVSLKLTQCGLMFDRALALENARTVVAEAAARQSFVRIDMEQSEVTQATLDTVNALHAEFGEAHVGAVLQSYLRRTEADAQALCARRVRIRLCKGAYLESPRVAFPDKQDVDANFVRVMRVLLDSGVYHGIATHDERMVDATLEYAAKQHLPKGAFEFQMLYGIRRDLQLRLAQDGFPVRIYVPYGRSWYPYFMRRLAERPANVWFVMKNLLKG, encoded by the coding sequence ATGAACGCCACCACCGGTCTGTCCCGCTCCGCGCTGCTCTTCCTCTCGCGCCAGGAGGGTTTGAAACATGCCGCCACGCGGCTCGGCCCCCTGCGCGAGCTGGCCAGCCGTTTCATCGCCGGCGAGCAATTGGAGGATGCCGTGGAGGCGGTGAAGGCACTCAACGCCCAGGGCATGATGGCCAGCTTCGACCACCTCAACGAGGCGGTGCGCACCCCGGAGGGCACCCGCGACGAGGTGAGGGAATACCGCCGGCTGCTCGCGCGCATCGACGCACAGGGCGTGCGCGCCAATGTCTCGCTGAAGCTCACCCAGTGCGGCCTGATGTTCGACCGGGCGCTGGCGCTGGAGAACGCCCGGACGGTGGTGGCCGAGGCCGCCGCGCGCCAGTCCTTCGTGCGCATCGACATGGAGCAGAGCGAGGTGACGCAAGCCACGCTGGACACCGTGAACGCGCTGCACGCGGAGTTCGGCGAGGCCCACGTGGGCGCGGTGCTCCAGAGCTACCTGCGGCGCACGGAGGCCGATGCCCAGGCGCTGTGCGCGCGCCGCGTGCGCATCCGCCTGTGCAAGGGCGCCTACCTGGAGAGCCCCCGCGTGGCCTTCCCAGACAAGCAGGACGTGGATGCGAACTTCGTCCGGGTGATGCGCGTGCTGCTCGACAGCGGCGTGTATCATGGTATCGCCACGCACGATGAGCGCATGGTGGACGCCACGCTGGAGTACGCCGCCAAGCAGCACCTGCCCAAGGGCGCCTTCGAGTTCCAGATGCTGTATGGCATTCGGCGGGACTTGCAGCTGCGCCTGGCCCAGGACGGCTTCCCGGTGCGCATCTACGTGCCCTATGGCCGCTCCTGGTATCCGTATTTCATGCGCCGGCTGGCCGAGCGCCCCGCCAACGTCTGGTTCGTGATGAAGAACCTGCTCAAGGGCTAG
- a CDS encoding serine/threonine-protein kinase translates to MHEEHEAELRIALTEGLITRDEADALREESRHRRLSPLLVLRERGVLSEQSLASLRGLEQEPTVTRARPREPETLSTPLTLQDRHKVDPPFPMPHWERYQGVRFLGQGGMGQVFLAYDPRLRRNVALKFVRGDDVELVQRLLSEARAQARVDHERICQVFEVGEVEGRPFIAMQYVAGQPLGQLAPELTVEQKVMVLRDAAEGVHAAHRAGLIHRDLKPSNILVERMEDGRLKPFVMDFGLAREWSETGNTATGAVLGTPHFMSPEQARGEVAGLDRRADVYSLGATLYFLLTGQHAIPGTNGLEVLTNIPLVEPSPPRALDPDVPRDLEAIVLKCLEKDRSARYDSARALGEDLERFLAGEPVLARPTGLGYRLRKKALKHRVAVSVSAVALLAVALALGWAFYTQRQSSRREYLARRFTEQVEHIEALARYSGLSPLHDTRADREELRRHIGMLEAEVARAGGLAAAPGRYALGRGALALGEEATARQHLEAAWKSGYREPRVAYALALVMGHLYQDGLLEAERLRDPAVREARRREVEQQYRDPALGYLRQTEGADVPSTEYVAALLSFYEGRFDDALARLDAMGNRLPWFYEAPLLRGDILQARAAQHWNQGKGEEAKKDLEEGRGAYAAAADVARSVPAVHQAMAKLEYTAMLMALYGQGDVQPPFQQGMAGVGRALQALPGDPSALLLEARLHRRLAEVQFNRGENPGAALKTALAAVSGVLQQKPTEWNALLERGLMLSLAARSSKREGQDPHEQLLGAQQALQAIPPAAQDLEFNEALGLLSFTWANHADDTGAPSQQHWQQAIESFQASTRLAPLSAGAWTNLGMACYRQIDRLRAGASPEVDALREQRLRQAWEALQRAIELNPQNWVPYFYAGNLHNAWAEMHRCGEQGSRYLDTALDLFRKGLAINAQSPNLHNGLGFTLINQAYRRWEQGGDAFALLDEAQASYEEAIRLAPRQVYGYSNLGATFLRRASFQRDKGQDPRTSLLAARATFEKALALGEDAADSQASLGESLTWLAEASIREAKDPGVPFQRASKALQEALALNPQLPRAWLSLGVLHGLQAQWKARQGKAPQASFEESSRAFEKSLALAADPSEVRLAFGTMLRDWAAWDIQSGRASKRPLERGLGLVEEVLSTCPNWPRALLLRGQLRQLRTGAEQTANNDLARALEKNPNLAPRWKD, encoded by the coding sequence ATGCACGAAGAGCACGAGGCGGAACTGCGCATTGCCTTGACCGAGGGGCTCATCACCCGCGACGAGGCCGACGCCCTGCGCGAAGAGTCCCGTCACCGGCGGCTCAGCCCCCTGCTCGTGCTCCGGGAGCGGGGCGTGCTCTCGGAGCAATCGCTCGCGTCGCTGCGGGGCCTGGAACAGGAGCCCACGGTGACGCGCGCCCGGCCCCGGGAGCCGGAGACGCTGAGCACCCCGCTCACCCTGCAGGACCGCCACAAGGTGGACCCGCCCTTCCCCATGCCCCACTGGGAGCGCTACCAGGGGGTGCGCTTCCTGGGCCAGGGCGGCATGGGCCAGGTGTTCCTCGCGTATGATCCACGGCTGCGCCGCAACGTGGCCCTCAAGTTCGTCCGGGGCGATGACGTGGAGCTGGTCCAGCGCCTGCTGTCCGAGGCCCGGGCCCAGGCCCGCGTGGACCACGAGCGCATCTGCCAGGTGTTCGAGGTGGGCGAGGTGGAGGGGCGCCCCTTCATCGCCATGCAGTACGTGGCCGGGCAGCCGCTGGGCCAGCTCGCCCCCGAGCTCACCGTGGAGCAGAAGGTCATGGTGCTCCGGGACGCGGCCGAGGGGGTGCACGCCGCGCACCGGGCGGGCCTCATCCACCGGGACCTGAAGCCCTCCAACATCCTCGTGGAGCGCATGGAGGATGGGCGGCTCAAGCCCTTCGTGATGGACTTTGGCCTGGCGCGCGAGTGGAGCGAGACGGGCAACACCGCCACGGGCGCGGTGCTGGGCACCCCGCACTTCATGTCTCCCGAGCAGGCGCGCGGGGAGGTGGCCGGGCTGGACCGGCGCGCGGACGTGTACAGCCTGGGCGCCACGCTCTACTTCCTGCTCACCGGCCAGCATGCGATTCCAGGCACCAACGGCCTGGAGGTGCTCACCAACATCCCCCTGGTGGAGCCCAGCCCGCCGCGCGCGTTGGACCCGGACGTGCCCCGGGACTTGGAGGCCATCGTCCTCAAGTGCCTGGAGAAGGACCGCTCGGCCCGCTACGACTCGGCCCGGGCGCTGGGGGAGGACCTGGAGCGCTTCCTGGCCGGCGAGCCCGTGCTCGCGCGCCCCACGGGGCTGGGGTACCGGCTGCGCAAGAAGGCGCTCAAGCACCGGGTGGCGGTGAGCGTGTCCGCCGTGGCGCTCCTGGCGGTGGCGCTGGCGCTGGGCTGGGCGTTCTACACCCAGCGCCAGTCCTCCCGGCGCGAGTACCTGGCGCGCCGCTTCACCGAGCAGGTGGAGCACATCGAGGCGCTGGCGCGCTACTCCGGCCTGTCCCCGCTGCACGACACGCGCGCGGACCGCGAGGAGCTGCGTCGGCACATCGGCATGCTGGAGGCGGAGGTGGCCCGTGCCGGAGGGCTCGCCGCGGCGCCGGGCCGCTACGCCCTGGGCCGTGGGGCGCTGGCGCTCGGGGAGGAGGCCACCGCGCGCCAGCACCTGGAGGCCGCGTGGAAGAGCGGCTACCGGGAGCCGCGCGTCGCGTACGCGCTCGCCCTGGTGATGGGGCACCTGTACCAGGACGGGCTGCTGGAGGCCGAGCGGCTCAGAGACCCCGCCGTGCGCGAGGCCCGGCGGCGCGAGGTGGAGCAGCAGTACCGCGACCCGGCCCTCGGGTACCTGCGCCAGACCGAGGGCGCGGACGTGCCCTCCACGGAGTACGTGGCGGCGCTGCTCTCCTTCTATGAGGGGCGGTTCGACGATGCCCTGGCGCGGCTGGACGCGATGGGCAACCGCCTGCCGTGGTTCTACGAGGCGCCCCTGCTGCGCGGCGACATCCTCCAGGCCCGGGCCGCCCAGCACTGGAACCAGGGCAAGGGCGAGGAGGCCAAGAAGGATCTAGAGGAAGGCCGGGGCGCCTACGCGGCGGCGGCGGACGTCGCCCGCAGCGTGCCCGCGGTGCACCAGGCCATGGCCAAGCTCGAGTACACCGCCATGCTGATGGCGCTGTATGGCCAGGGCGATGTGCAGCCGCCCTTCCAGCAGGGCATGGCGGGCGTGGGCCGGGCGCTCCAGGCCCTGCCCGGAGACCCCAGCGCGTTGCTCCTGGAAGCGCGCCTTCACCGGCGGCTCGCGGAGGTGCAGTTCAACCGGGGCGAGAACCCCGGCGCCGCGCTGAAGACGGCACTGGCCGCGGTGAGCGGCGTGCTCCAGCAGAAGCCCACGGAGTGGAACGCGCTGCTGGAGCGGGGGCTCATGCTGTCGCTCGCGGCGCGCTCCAGCAAACGCGAGGGGCAGGACCCTCACGAGCAGCTCCTCGGCGCCCAGCAGGCCCTGCAAGCCATTCCCCCGGCGGCCCAGGACCTCGAATTCAACGAGGCGCTGGGCCTGCTGTCCTTCACCTGGGCCAACCACGCGGACGACACCGGCGCCCCCTCCCAGCAGCACTGGCAGCAGGCCATCGAGTCGTTCCAGGCCTCCACGCGGCTCGCGCCACTGTCCGCGGGCGCCTGGACCAACCTCGGCATGGCCTGCTACCGGCAGATCGACCGGCTCCGGGCGGGCGCCTCGCCGGAGGTGGACGCGCTGCGCGAACAACGGCTGCGGCAGGCCTGGGAAGCGCTCCAGCGGGCCATCGAGCTCAACCCCCAGAACTGGGTGCCGTACTTCTACGCCGGCAACCTCCACAACGCGTGGGCGGAGATGCACCGCTGCGGTGAGCAGGGCTCGCGCTACCTGGACACCGCGCTGGACCTGTTCCGCAAGGGGCTCGCCATCAACGCCCAATCCCCCAACCTGCACAACGGCCTGGGATTCACCCTGATCAACCAGGCCTACCGGCGCTGGGAGCAGGGCGGCGATGCCTTCGCCCTGCTCGACGAGGCGCAGGCTTCCTATGAAGAGGCCATCCGCTTGGCGCCGCGTCAGGTCTATGGGTACAGCAACCTGGGCGCCACCTTCCTGCGGCGCGCCTCGTTCCAGCGGGACAAGGGGCAGGACCCACGCACGAGCCTGTTGGCCGCCAGGGCCACCTTCGAGAAGGCCCTCGCGCTGGGGGAGGACGCCGCGGACTCGCAGGCCAGCCTGGGCGAGAGCCTCACGTGGCTCGCGGAGGCCAGCATTCGGGAGGCCAAGGACCCGGGGGTACCCTTCCAGCGCGCCAGCAAGGCGCTCCAGGAGGCCCTGGCGCTCAACCCTCAACTTCCCCGCGCCTGGCTCTCACTGGGTGTGCTGCACGGGCTCCAGGCCCAGTGGAAGGCCCGCCAGGGCAAGGCGCCTCAGGCCTCCTTCGAGGAGTCCTCTCGCGCGTTCGAGAAGTCCCTGGCGCTGGCCGCAGACCCCTCCGAGGTGCGTCTGGCCTTCGGGACGATGCTGCGCGACTGGGCGGCCTGGGACATCCAGTCCGGCCGAGCCTCGAAGCGGCCCCTGGAGCGCGGCCTCGGCCTGGTGGAAGAAGTGCTCTCCACCTGTCCCAACTGGCCCCGCGCGCTGCTGCTGCGCGGTCAGCTGCGCCAGTTGCGGACCGGCGCGGAGCAGACCGCGAATAACGATCTCGCCCGGGCGCTGGAGAAGAACCCCAACCTCGCTCCGCGCTGGAAAGACTGA